Within Triticum dicoccoides isolate Atlit2015 ecotype Zavitan chromosome 1B, WEW_v2.0, whole genome shotgun sequence, the genomic segment GAATCCAAAAAGGTTGGGGTAAAAAACACATAGAGGCATATATGACCAACTATCAATAGCAGAACTTTTAAAATGCACCATGGCATAGTATGTGTTACTTTCCCACATCAGAATAAGGTTTGTCAGTGTAGCATTACATGTAGTCAAGTACAGACTTTACAGTAAAACTCTGCAAGTTTTTCTCTTCTTTTAGCACACATAAACACAAATTCTGGTTTCATAGGATAGCAGTAGTCAACTTTGTAATGTTGAAACGGTATAAACCTGGAACTAATTCATTGTGCAACAATATATTCCCCTAACTAAATGGCATGGCCAAGACTTTTCTGTAGGAGATAGAGCTAATAATGTGAATGAAATTAGAGCACCACAAGTCAATCAATGATTACAGAACGGGATTCCAACTTgaggatttttttttttgcatgggtTCCCACTTGAGGATTGCAAATGGGAGGAGATTTTTTACTTTTTTTGCATGGGTTCCCACTTGAGGATTGCAAATGGGATGATTACCCTCAGGTTTATGCATAGTAGATGGACGAATCAGGGACTAAAGCAGCCTGCCCAAGATAGTCTCCCAACTTTTTTCAGTGACATAAAAATCCACTCAAATCTGAAACAGTTATCATAATCCCTTTTGGCTAATATGGCCGGCCAGGAGCAGGAATAATTCCCGCCAGCATTGCTGGCTACAGATTGAACTTCGTCAAAGTATTATTAGGCTGATCTGAACCCAAGTCAGCAAGCATTTGAAGAAATAAGCCATGTGGCCGCTGGGAATTTCCATCGACACCTCCAGCTGGCTTCTTCCTGACGGTGAGAGGTTCGTGTTGTCCACCGACACCTCCAGCTGCGTCCGCAACCTACACCATAGACTCTATttccttctttatttttttcttgttACCTGAAACACAAGATATACAGAAGGTTAATTAGTCTAGCTTTCCTTCCTCTTTTTCCTGCCACAATGATCTCTGAGTCACCGCTTCCTGATACCCAAAAATCTAGAAAAGTATATAAATTGGATAGATTGAATGTGAGGGAGCGAGGTGCGACTATTTAAGATGTGGATCAACCTATGTTTGTACGGATAGTAGATGGTAGCTCAGTTGGTAGCGCACGTAATGTGATCAGCCTTTGGTTTTGAGTTCGACTCCTGTCACCAGCATTTATTTTTGCCTCAAACAGGATAGGTGGGCTGGACTTAACTTATTGGGCCACAGCGCACGGGCGGCGTAGTACCAAAGGTTTATTGGGCCACCTCGCACTGTAAGAAAAATTGACACAATAtcaattagtaccacctcgcctaTCAAAAAAATCATCTACGGCACGTCAAAAAAATATCTAAACGGGACGAAACTAAGAatatcaccttgctttattagtaggtatagatatagatatagatatagatatagatatagatatagggctggactattctgttacggtaacagaataatattctgttaccctgCGCCCTATATAGACGAGCGATCCGCAAATGTCGAACGACGGCCCAAGCTTAAAACAAAAAATTGTCCCGAGCACGTCATCCCCAACCTCTCGACCTTATCctcccaccgcaccgcgccgcgACGCCTGCCCGACCTTGCACGGCGCCGCCCCCATCTCGCCCGACCTTCCACCGCGCCGCCCCACCCAGCCTCCCACCGCGCCGCGCTGCCCCGCCCCGCCCGGCCTcccaccgcgccgcgccgccccgcccggcCTTCCATCGCGCGGCGCCGCCCCGCTCGGCCTTCCTCCGCGTCGCCCGGCCTCCCACCGCGTAGCGCCGCCCCGCCCGACCTCCCACCGCAACGCACCCTCCCGCTACATGTCTCACCCTCCCTCGGCTGCAGGTCGCGGCCTCCCGCGGCTGCAGGTCACAGATTCGACCTCGTCGCTTCACATAGGGACCGTGGCCTCCCCCGCGTGTGGTCGCCTCCGTCCTGCTTCAAGCCCGTTTCCGACCGTCCATAGACTGATTGAACTGACGGGCTTGATCCCCTTCGACAATAGCAGCTTCACCAATGTTGCCGTTAAACAACGCAGGGGTCAGATGCTTTTCTCTTGTTTTCTCTCGCCTCTGTAATTTCTTTTTGATTTTGGGGACTGAGTGAGTGCAGTTCACCGAGGCATTCCATGTGTTGATGGGTTTTCTTGGTTAGCACAAATTCATGAACTATCATTTTTTTAATTGAATTGTTGCTACTCTTGATTCTGATATGAGGGGAGAAGACAAAACTAAATGATTCAGTTCATCATTGGCATCCTTGTGAACAGTTCTGAAGATAGCTTTCAGAGACTAATTACGGTGATATTTCTCTCAAACTTTTTCTACAAATAACCTGGGACTTCCACTGACTGTGCCACTACTTCAGCGTCTACCATTAGTGGCATTGGCCGCCCTCTGGTATGTTGCTATACTACATCTCTGCATGTATTTTATTTGGGATGTAGGTCTTTCTATAGATCATGTTATGAGTAATGGAATAGGACGAGGTTGCTAGGAAGATTTTTAGTTCACCTTTAATGTGATGTGCACTTCATCTTTATAGAGCCAAATCTTGGCGCTCCCAGCCGCTGCTCATGAACCCCGCCTCCATCAgctccacttcaccggagccgccagTCCGCATGAGTAGGGGTAGCATATCCCCCTACAGCGGCCAAACCCCGGTGCACCCAGCCGCTGCTCTTGAACCCCGCCTCCATCAGCTCCACTTCACTGGAGCCGTCAGTC encodes:
- the LOC119350389 gene encoding wiskott-Aldrich syndrome protein homolog 1-like, whose translation is MSNDGPSLKQKIVPSTSSPTSRPYPPTAPRRDACPTLHGAAPISPDLPPRRPTQPPTAPRCPAPPGLPPRRAAPPGLPSRGAAPLGLPPRRPASHRVAPPRPTSHRNAPSRYMSHPPSAAGRGLPRLQVTDSTSSLHIGTVASPACGRLRPASSPFPTVHRLIELTGLIPFDNSSFTNVAVKQRRGPKPTIVQEKEIKASTISCSNHQMRHQLLLLLLLLVYTNSSSSRGSLEQWHAPSPPRLNHSTSILCTAWLDVQPAGSFVYVQTRCYDVQFNA